GGTGTGATCATCTTTACGGTCATCAACTACGGTCTGACCTATATCGGCGTGAACCCATACTGGCAGTACATTATTAAAGGCGCCATTATCATCTTCGCGGTTGCGCTGGATTCACTGAAATACGCCCGCAAGAAATAATCGCTTCTCGCATTATCTGGCCCGCTCACCGAGCGGGCTTTTTTTATGTCTCACGCCAGCGCCGATTCCTGCCCGGTGACAATACTTTCAAACCAGTCGAGCTCCGCGAGTTTGCACGCGACCCACTGGTGTGAAAACGCCTCGCCCAGGCTGTCGATGAGATACTGGCAGCGGGCAAATTCTTCAATGGCCTGTTGCTGGAACAGCGGCAGTACCGGTTCATCATGCTGCGGTGCGGGTAAATCCTTTTCGTCGAAATTTTCCAGCCCGTACAACATGCCGGTCAGGATGGTCGCCGCCACCAGATACGGGTTGGCATCAGCCCCCGCCAGCCGATACTCAATGCGGCGGTTGCTCTCGTCCGAGCAGGGGATGCGTAGCGCGGCGGAGCGGGTGTTATAGCCCCAGGAATTGAATAACGGCTCAGTGAGGTTTTTTCGCAGGCGGCGAAACGCGTTTACGCCGGGTGCCAGAATGGCGACGGAGGCGGGCATCAGCGCCAGCTGGCCCGCAATGCATAAGCGCATCATGCTGTTCAGTTCATCCACCGGCGAGGCAAACATATTTTCGCCGTGAATGTTGTTCAGGCTGAAATGGAAATGCAGACCGCTGCCGGATTGCTGGCTAAAGGGTTTCGCCATAAAGTTGGCCTGCAGGCCGTGCTTCTCTGCCACAAAGCGGGTTAAGCGTCGCAGGGCCAGCACGTTATCGCACATCTCAACCACGTGATGGCTGTGCTTGAGGTTTAATTCGAACTGACCGGATTCGGCCTCGGCCACGATCCCGGTAAGGGGAATACGCTGCAGGTGTGCCAGTTGTTCCAGTTCGTCAAATAGCGCGGTGTGTGCCGTTGAGGTATCCAGATGAAAGCAGCCCTGATTCTGCGGATCCTGTGGGCCTCTGCCGGTGAGATAGAACTCAATCTCCGGGGCAATCACCGGGTAGAGACCATGCTGGTGAAAGCGGGCCAGGACGTTCTGCAGTATCACGCGTGGCTCAAGTGAACAGGGGGTTCCGTCGCTCTCTTTCATTGTTAGCAGGATCTGTGCGTTGTGCTGCGGATCGTGTGAAGAGGGGCGCAGGGAGCCCGCTACCGGAACACAAAAACGGTCTGGCTCATCATCAAGCGCGGCGGCTATCTTTCCTTTCTGGTCCATCGAATAGACAGAGAGGGGAAAATAACAGCCCTTTTCAAGGCTCAGCATGTTCTCCACCGAGAGTCGCTTGCCGCGCATGATGCCATTGATATCGTTGAGGTAAACGTCAATATGTTTTGTCTGCGGGTAACGCGCCAGATAATCCGCCACTTCCACCGACACGTTATGCTGCAAGGCATCCAGCTTTTCATCAAGCCACAGCCCAGAATTTAGCGCGGTCGGGAGGGATAAACCCGGGAAGTTAAAATATGGACGGATACTTTTCAGGAAAAACGCATTCATTATCGAGTTCATAGTCATTCTTCAATGAAGCCGTAGCGGCAGTGAACTCAGCATAAAAGGGCAGGCGTAAAGGTCGGATAAAAAGTGTGGCGCCTGGCGTAAAGAAACGATAAAAGCGGGCTACTTTTTCTCTTTCTTCTGGATCTCAGGCAGCTGTTCCGGGGTGACGGCCGGGTAGCCCTGTGCATCTTCAGGCACTTCATGCATGGCCGGAATCGGCACCAGAGGACCTAAAAAGCGCGGTTCACGTTTGAAGATATAGAGGTCAGCCAGCGCCCCGAAGCGGGCGCCAAACTCGCGCACGCGTACGCTCAGCATATCTTTTGGCGATGGCACGGCGTAACACTGCGCCTGAATGCCCATGTGCAGCGCGATAAACAGCGCACGTTCGCAATGGAAGCGCTGGGTAATGATGATGAAGTCGTTGGTATCGAACACTTTGCGCGTGCGCACGATGGAGTCGAGTGTGCGGAACCCGGCGTAGTCGAGCACGATATCTGCCGGATCAACGCCGGCGGCAATCAGGTCTTTACGCATGGTGACTGGTTCGTTGTAGCTTTGCAGCGCGTTATCGCCGCTTAACAACAGGTAATTGACCTTACCGCTGTTGTAGGCGTTGAGCGCGCCCTGAATACGGTAGCGGTAATACTGATTGATAACACCGGTGCGGTAATACTTTGCGGTGCCGAGCACCACGCCAACCTGGCGGTAGGGGAGATCCTGCAGATCGTCAAAAATGTAGGGGGCCGTTTTCCAGCTCATCCAGCGGTCGAGACCCAGCACGATCAACAGCAGTATGCCGACCAGGACAGACAGGCTGTAAAAAACGCGCTTTAACATGCAGATGGCTCGTACCGAAGGTGAAATTTAACTCAGGCTACTGTACCCGTCTGGTTAGCGCAAGAAACAGCGCATCAACTGAGGGCTTTTTCAGCAAACTGGCGGGCATTTCTGCCCGCCGGATGGATCACGCCAGTAATACACGCTCGATTGACGAGCAGCCCAGCGCTTTCAGGGTGGCGGCGGTAGCATCCCACTGAATCAGCGGCGCATCGGCAATTTCTGCCAGAATGGCGCGCTGGATATCCGGGTAGTCGTAGCCGTTGAGGCTCAGCAGGTTAAGTGCGCCCTGCAGCGGTGGCAGCGTTGGGTTAAACGCGGCGTTTTCCGCATAGCTGCCGCTAAAGATACGCCCATCGCGGCACTGCAGTGCCACGCCGCTCGGGGAGTTGCTGTATGGCGTGTGGCTCTTGTTGGCAGCGCGAATGGCTGCCTGGTTCAGGTCATCACCGGACAGCGCATAACCGTGGTCCTGCTCGTCCATCAGCAGGGTTTTGATCTCAAGATCTTTCGGGCCGAAGGCGTCAGGCAGGTAATCGCCCAGCGTGTGCGGCGCGCGACCCGGCAGATTGATGCGCAGTTGCAGCCCGCTGTTCAGTTCATTCATAAACTGACGACAGTGGCCGCACGGGGTGTAGTTTACGGTAATGGCGCTCAGGGCATTTTCGCCACGCAGCCAGGCGTGGCTGATGGCGCTCTGTTCCGCATGAACAGTCTGCTGCATGGTTGCGCCCAGGAACTCCATGTTTCCGCCGAAGTACCAGGTGCCGCTGACGCCACGCGCGATGGCACCCACGTTAAAGTGGGACAGATCGGCACGCGCACAGGCGGCAGCCAGGGGGAGCAGTGCGAAAGCCAGCGCGTCTTCGTCTAGATCCGTTGCCTGTTTCAGCGTGGTGATCTGCTCAGCGGTGAGCAGGGCGGGGAAATGCTCATCCGCCAGAATCGGGGCCAGAGCTGATTGCAAATTCTCTGCAAGCCGGGCGAAAGCCGCTTGAAAACGTGGATGCATGGCGTTTGCCTCATAAAGGTTAATGGATCGGTAGTGTACGGAGCCGTCAGGGCTTTATATGTGATCCACTTCTCATTATGTATGCAACTTATGAAAACAAAATGAAATTTGCGCGACGCATCGCAAATTTTAGCCCATCACCGCCAGAATAATGGGGAAAATGAACGGCGCCATCAGCGAGGTCATGATTCCGCAGATCACCAGTGCCAGCGAGCTGAACGCCCCTTCCTGGTAATCCAGCTCCGCACAGCGGGCGGTGCCCAGCGCGTGCGACGCGGTACCCATCGCCAGACCGCGTGCGGCTTTGGTATTAATGCGCATGACATTGAGCAGGGTATGGCCAAACACGGCGCCCAGTATGCCGACGAAGATCACGCACATGGCGCTGATGGCCGGAATACCCCCGAGGCTGCCGCCCACGGCCATGGCGATAGGCGTGGTCACCGATTTCGGCAGAATAGAGGCGGCAATTTGCGCAGAGGCCCCCATCAGCAGTGCGACTGAAGTACCGGTGATCATCGCCACCAGGCTCCCCACAAAACAGATGGTAATAATGGATTTCCAGCGGGCGCGGATCTGGTGTAGCTGTTCATATAAAGGAAAGGCGAGCGCGACCACGGCGGGTTGCAGCAGGTCGTTTAAAATTTTGCTGCCGGCAAAGTAGCGTTCGTAAGGAATACCGGTAAGCAGCAGGAACGGGATAATCACCACCATCGCCACCAGCAACGGGTTAAGCAGCGGCATCTTGAACCGGGCGGCAAGTTTGCGTGCCGCGAAGAACACCGCCAGGGTTAATGGCAGCGACCACCAGATATTAGCCATCATTGTTTTGTTCCTTTCTGTCCAACCACTTTGCGTTCGCCATGCACCAGATGCGAACTCCAGCTCACCACCAGGAAAACCACCAGCGTACTGACCGCGCAGGAGACGACGATCGGGCCGAACTGCGCCTTGAGCAAATCAAAATACTGCATTACACCGACACCAATCGGCACGAACAGCAGCGCCATATAGCGAATGAGGACGAAGCAGCCAGGGTTGACCCATTTCGCCGGCAGAATTTGCAGGGCCAGCAGAACAAAGAGGATCAGCATGCCGATGATGCTGCCTGGAATGGTGATAGGAAGCAGGGAAGCGATGAAAATCCCGGCGTACAGGCAGGCGTAAATCAGGACGAATGCGCGCAGATATTGCCAGATAATGTTTAATGATTTTCTCATGGTTAAAATCCTTGCTGAAACGCATTCATCATACAATTAAACCCGAAAGTGTGCCACGGATCACATCATGAATTTTGAGCATACCAGACATTCCGGAATGGAACGTCTGGTATCACCCTAAAGGGACAGGCTACAGTCTAGAGGAAAGGGAGTGCAGTGGCGAAGTGATGAGCCAGAGAAAAACCTTAGAGTCTAACATTGTGTTGGGCGGTAAGTTTATCGAGAAAAGAAAACAGTGCCTGGTTCATTTCACGATAATCATGCGAGCGGAGTTGTTCAGCCGTTTCGACAAAACGGAATGCCCCTGCACGCCGGAGATCGTGCTGCGAATGCTCAATCAGCAGTTCAACGACCTCCGGCGTCAGCTCCATATGGCACTGAAAACCATAAACCCGTTCGCTGTACTGCACGATCTGCCGGGGACAACCCTCGCTGTAAGCGAGAATCTTTGCCTGCGACGTCAACCCTGGCATGTCGTTATGCCAGTGGCCGACGTTCAGCTCGCGGCCAAAGTCCTCAAACAGCGGGTTCACCTTGCCGGCATCTGTGAGTTTGATGGGAAATTTGCCGATCTCTTTTTCCGGACTGTGGCAAAACGTGGCACCCAGTGCTTCACCGATAAGCTGTGATCCCAGACAAACGCCAATTACCGTTTTACCCGCTTCTATCGCCCGGCGAATGAGTGCAATTTCCGCCTGCGCATCAAACCAGGGACATTCCATAAGCGTGGTGGCGGGTGACTGCGGCCCCCCCATGATGATGAGCAAATCTATGCTTCCCGGATCCTGGGGTAAAGGATCGTCCTGATAAACCCTGGAGTAGCTCAGCGTACAGCCGCGCTTTTTCCCCCAGATTTCATAGGCGCCTGGCGCTTCGAAATGTTCATGAATGATAAAATGGATGTGCATTGCGTCTCTCTCCGGTTACGTGTACAAGCAGCATCATAAGAGAGAGGGAGGAATGTGAAATGCCAACCGTTATCGATAAAACGCCAATACACGACGATGCCATCGGATGGTCCAGAGGGGCAATAAGCTATACCCGCGGGGAAGTCGATCCGCCTCACCAGCATTCACAGGGACAACTTTTATTTGCCATCAAAGGGGTTATGCTCGTTGAAACCGGCAGCAAACGCTGGGTAATACCACCGCAACGCGCGCTGTGGATCCCTCCTTTTCAGGAACACACCTACAGTGTGTTATCCGCAACGGAGCTTCGCGCAGTCTGGTTTAGCCCCGCACTGATTTCGCAATGCGAACCCTTTGAGCGAAAAGAAGAGGTTCACGTAATTATGGCGACAGCGTTGTTCAAGGAGCTGATTGCCGGGCTGTTCAGTGCGGAATACCGGCCGGCAAGTCAGCGTAGCATGGCCGTTTTGCTGCTCGAGATCCTCAGTGAGACGCAGCAGATTTCAGCCGAATTACCGATGCCCGTTGATGAGCGGTTACACCGTGTTGCCTGTGACATCATTGCCAATAATCTCTGGGATGTTTCAATGGTAATGCTGGCGGAACGGGCCGCGATGTCCGAACGCACATTTTCACGCGCGTTTATTAAAGACACTGGCTTTAGCTTCCGCGCCTGGCGACAGCGTGCACGGATTTGTGCCTCGCTGGACCTGCTTGCAAACGGCTACCCGGTTAAGCAGGTGGCCTGGATGCTTGGGTTTTCTGGCCCAGCGGCATTTGCGGCGGCGTTTCGCGCCATTGTCGGGGCAACGCCGGCTGACTTTCTCCCTGAACAGAACCGCTTCCCAGCGATATAGAGAGCGGATACTATAGCGCGTCTTTTTTCACAGGTACTGCTATGCGTGTTTTACTGGCCCCAATGGAAGGCGTGCTCGACTCCCTGGTGCGCGAACTTCTGACCGAGGTGAACGATTACGATCTCTGCGTGACGGAGTTTTTGCGCGTGGTCGATATGTTGTTGCCGGTAAAATCGTTCTACAGACTCTGTCCGGAGCTGCACCGCCAGAGCCGGACCACCTCCGGCACGCTGGTGCGTATTCAACTGCTGGGCCAGTATCCTGAATGGCTGGCGGAGAACGCCGCCCGTGCTGTCGAGCTCGGCTCTTACGGGGTCGATCTCAACTGTGGCTGCCCGTCTAAGCTGGTGAACGGCAGCGGCGGTGGGGCGACGCTGCTGAAAGATCCGGAGCTGATTTACCGTGGCGCGAAAGCGATGCGTGAGGCCGTGCCCTCGCACCTGCCGGTGACGGTCAAAGTGCGCCTGGGCTGGGACAGCGACGCGCGGCAGTTTGAAATTGCCGATGCGGTGCAGCAGGCCGGCGCTACCGAGTTGGTGGTGCATGGCCGCACCAAAGAAGACGGCTACAAAGCCGAGCGCATTAACTGGCAGGCGATAGGCGAGATCCGCCAAAGGCTCACTATTCCGGTTATCGCCAACGGTGAAATCTGGGATTACGAGAGCGCGCAGGCCTGTCTGAAGGCCACTGGCTGCGAGGCGGTGATGATCGGCCGCGGTGCGCTGAATGTGCCTAACCTTAGCCGGGTGATTAAATATAACGAGCCGCGTATGCCGTGGGCTGATGTTGTTACGCTGCTGCAAAAATATAGCCGTCTGGAAAAGCAGGGCGACACCGGTTTATATCATGTGGCGCGCATTAAACAGTGGCTCAGCTATTTACGCAAAGAGTACGATGAAGCGCTGG
This region of Enterobacter cloacae complex sp. R_G8 genomic DNA includes:
- a CDS encoding glutamine synthetase family protein, whose protein sequence is MNAFFLKSIRPYFNFPGLSLPTALNSGLWLDEKLDALQHNVSVEVADYLARYPQTKHIDVYLNDINGIMRGKRLSVENMLSLEKGCYFPLSVYSMDQKGKIAAALDDEPDRFCVPVAGSLRPSSHDPQHNAQILLTMKESDGTPCSLEPRVILQNVLARFHQHGLYPVIAPEIEFYLTGRGPQDPQNQGCFHLDTSTAHTALFDELEQLAHLQRIPLTGIVAEAESGQFELNLKHSHHVVEMCDNVLALRRLTRFVAEKHGLQANFMAKPFSQQSGSGLHFHFSLNNIHGENMFASPVDELNSMMRLCIAGQLALMPASVAILAPGVNAFRRLRKNLTEPLFNSWGYNTRSAALRIPCSDESNRRIEYRLAGADANPYLVAATILTGMLYGLENFDEKDLPAPQHDEPVLPLFQQQAIEEFARCQYLIDSLGEAFSHQWVACKLAELDWFESIVTGQESALA
- the sanA gene encoding outer membrane permeability protein SanA, yielding MLKRVFYSLSVLVGILLLIVLGLDRWMSWKTAPYIFDDLQDLPYRQVGVVLGTAKYYRTGVINQYYRYRIQGALNAYNSGKVNYLLLSGDNALQSYNEPVTMRKDLIAAGVDPADIVLDYAGFRTLDSIVRTRKVFDTNDFIIITQRFHCERALFIALHMGIQAQCYAVPSPKDMLSVRVREFGARFGALADLYIFKREPRFLGPLVPIPAMHEVPEDAQGYPAVTPEQLPEIQKKEKK
- the cdd gene encoding cytidine deaminase; this encodes MHPRFQAAFARLAENLQSALAPILADEHFPALLTAEQITTLKQATDLDEDALAFALLPLAAACARADLSHFNVGAIARGVSGTWYFGGNMEFLGATMQQTVHAEQSAISHAWLRGENALSAITVNYTPCGHCRQFMNELNSGLQLRINLPGRAPHTLGDYLPDAFGPKDLEIKTLLMDEQDHGYALSGDDLNQAAIRAANKSHTPYSNSPSGVALQCRDGRIFSGSYAENAAFNPTLPPLQGALNLLSLNGYDYPDIQRAILAEIADAPLIQWDATAATLKALGCSSIERVLLA
- a CDS encoding CidB/LrgB family autolysis modulator gives rise to the protein MMANIWWSLPLTLAVFFAARKLAARFKMPLLNPLLVAMVVIIPFLLLTGIPYERYFAGSKILNDLLQPAVVALAFPLYEQLHQIRARWKSIITICFVGSLVAMITGTSVALLMGASAQIAASILPKSVTTPIAMAVGGSLGGIPAISAMCVIFVGILGAVFGHTLLNVMRINTKAARGLAMGTASHALGTARCAELDYQEGAFSSLALVICGIMTSLMAPFIFPIILAVMG
- a CDS encoding CidA/LrgA family protein, producing the protein MRKSLNIIWQYLRAFVLIYACLYAGIFIASLLPITIPGSIIGMLILFVLLALQILPAKWVNPGCFVLIRYMALLFVPIGVGVMQYFDLLKAQFGPIVVSCAVSTLVVFLVVSWSSHLVHGERKVVGQKGTKQ
- a CDS encoding type 1 glutamine amidotransferase, with translation MHIHFIIHEHFEAPGAYEIWGKKRGCTLSYSRVYQDDPLPQDPGSIDLLIIMGGPQSPATTLMECPWFDAQAEIALIRRAIEAGKTVIGVCLGSQLIGEALGATFCHSPEKEIGKFPIKLTDAGKVNPLFEDFGRELNVGHWHNDMPGLTSQAKILAYSEGCPRQIVQYSERVYGFQCHMELTPEVVELLIEHSQHDLRRAGAFRFVETAEQLRSHDYREMNQALFSFLDKLTAQHNVRL
- a CDS encoding helix-turn-helix domain-containing protein → MPTVIDKTPIHDDAIGWSRGAISYTRGEVDPPHQHSQGQLLFAIKGVMLVETGSKRWVIPPQRALWIPPFQEHTYSVLSATELRAVWFSPALISQCEPFERKEEVHVIMATALFKELIAGLFSAEYRPASQRSMAVLLLEILSETQQISAELPMPVDERLHRVACDIIANNLWDVSMVMLAERAAMSERTFSRAFIKDTGFSFRAWRQRARICASLDLLANGYPVKQVAWMLGFSGPAAFAAAFRAIVGATPADFLPEQNRFPAI
- the dusC gene encoding tRNA dihydrouridine(16) synthase DusC, with product MRVLLAPMEGVLDSLVRELLTEVNDYDLCVTEFLRVVDMLLPVKSFYRLCPELHRQSRTTSGTLVRIQLLGQYPEWLAENAARAVELGSYGVDLNCGCPSKLVNGSGGGATLLKDPELIYRGAKAMREAVPSHLPVTVKVRLGWDSDARQFEIADAVQQAGATELVVHGRTKEDGYKAERINWQAIGEIRQRLTIPVIANGEIWDYESAQACLKATGCEAVMIGRGALNVPNLSRVIKYNEPRMPWADVVTLLQKYSRLEKQGDTGLYHVARIKQWLSYLRKEYDEALGLFQEIRTLQTSADIARVIQSK